A single Thermosynechococcus vestitus BP-1 DNA region contains:
- a CDS encoding peptide ligase PGM1-related protein, giving the protein MAIADEFRQLQTRLLECWEGTETFIPELPRGPGGIERDILVVPSLSFPQPELGKITGYTHYEERQLYTLIQLRNPRTRMIYVTSQPLHPSIVDYYLDLLPGVPSCHARDRLLLLATYDRSDKPLTAKILERPRLLERIRQALRPNQAYMVCFNSTPLERELAVRLGVPLYSTDPDLLYWGTKAGSRELFAAAGIRHPIGSGFLQGVPELVRAIAHLQEKCPELQQLVVKLNEAFSGEGNALLDLRPLRPLGSPHTPDHLQRIENSLEDMVFQAPNETWASYRQRFTDLGGIVEAFVEGTVKRSPSVQGCITPKGSVEIVSTHEQLLNAPTGQIFIGCEFPAHADYRQQLQELGQKVGTYLAQQGVIGCFSVDVVATQTTEGWELYAIEINLRKGGTTHPFMTLKFLTDGHYELASGRFYSKHRRPKYYIASDNLCQPHYRGLLPNDLLDMIARYHLHFDSSTETGTVFHLMGALSEFGKLGLVSIGNTPEEAQAIYNQTIGVLDAAAL; this is encoded by the coding sequence ATGGCGATCGCCGACGAGTTCCGCCAACTGCAAACGCGGCTCTTGGAGTGCTGGGAGGGGACAGAAACCTTTATTCCGGAACTGCCCAGAGGCCCCGGCGGCATTGAGCGCGATATTCTGGTAGTCCCTTCCCTAAGTTTTCCCCAACCGGAGTTAGGCAAGATCACAGGCTACACCCATTATGAGGAGCGGCAGCTTTATACGCTGATCCAGTTGCGCAATCCGCGTACCCGCATGATCTATGTCACATCACAGCCCCTGCATCCCAGTATTGTCGATTACTACTTAGACTTACTGCCGGGGGTGCCCAGTTGCCATGCCCGCGATCGCCTGCTCTTGCTGGCCACCTACGATCGCTCCGATAAACCTCTCACCGCAAAAATTTTAGAGCGACCTCGCCTCTTGGAGCGTATTCGTCAAGCCCTGCGTCCCAACCAAGCCTACATGGTGTGTTTTAACTCCACCCCTTTGGAGCGGGAACTGGCGGTACGCTTAGGCGTTCCCCTCTACTCTACGGATCCTGATCTTCTTTACTGGGGAACCAAGGCTGGCAGCCGAGAACTGTTTGCAGCAGCGGGAATCCGCCACCCGATTGGCAGTGGCTTTTTGCAGGGGGTGCCAGAACTGGTGCGGGCGATCGCTCATCTACAGGAAAAATGCCCTGAATTGCAACAGCTGGTGGTGAAACTCAATGAAGCCTTTTCTGGAGAAGGGAATGCGCTTCTCGACCTCCGGCCACTGCGTCCCTTGGGCAGCCCCCATACCCCCGATCATCTCCAGCGGATTGAAAATAGCCTAGAGGACATGGTCTTTCAAGCTCCCAATGAAACTTGGGCCTCCTATCGGCAGCGGTTTACCGATCTGGGGGGAATTGTCGAAGCCTTTGTTGAAGGGACAGTCAAGCGATCGCCCAGTGTCCAAGGGTGTATTACCCCCAAAGGCAGTGTTGAAATTGTTTCGACCCATGAACAGTTACTCAACGCCCCCACAGGTCAAATTTTTATTGGCTGTGAATTTCCCGCCCATGCCGACTATCGCCAGCAACTGCAAGAACTGGGGCAAAAAGTAGGGACATACTTGGCACAGCAGGGAGTGATCGGCTGTTTTAGTGTGGACGTTGTTGCAACCCAGACAACAGAAGGGTGGGAGCTTTACGCCATTGAAATTAATCTGCGCAAGGGCGGTACCACGCACCCCTTTATGACCCTAAAATTCCTCACCGATGGCCACTATGAGCTAGCATCTGGACGCTTTTACAGCAAGCACCGCCGGCCGAAGTATTACATTGCCTCCGATAACCTTTGCCAGCCCCACTATCGCGGCCTCCTGCCCAATGATCTCCTGGATATGATTGCTCGCTACCATCTCCACTTTGACTCCAGTACCGAAACGGGCACCGTCTTTCACCTCATGGGGGCCCTTTCGGAGTTTGGTAAGCTCGGACTCGTCAGTATTGGGAACACCCCCGAAGAAGCCCAAGCCATCTACAACCAGACGATTGGCGTTCTCGATGCGGCGGCGCTATAA
- a CDS encoding SUMF1/EgtB/PvdO family nonheme iron enzyme, with product MNQKFTPSETSTSWKPFDREALWQAFQQQRQFTLQLVAPLSEVILCAQPHPLYSPVGWHLGHIGYTEAFWLLPEDAAFRERDRYWYAADGRPKVERQHLPPRHQLLEYLAEIRQRTGDRLHGLSDRQWQQEARLWWWILQHEAQHSETMQMVLAMQGIFTTLPPSLSLPQDHQRIPAGRYAIGSEDLLALDNEQPSQCVDTLPFRIDAAPVTWREFLAFVEAGGYQRREWWSSSGWEWREAEEITSPFYPIPENLDLPMWGLSFYEAEAYGHSQGKRLPSEREWEIAAQQGLLNRGYVWEWTQSPFAPYPGFQSYPYRGYSAPYFDGEHFVLKGGSHWTRPLLKRPSFRNWYSRSTREVFAGARYVHQENLISQ from the coding sequence GTGAACCAGAAATTTACGCCTTCTGAGACTTCAACCTCCTGGAAGCCCTTTGACCGCGAAGCCCTGTGGCAAGCCTTTCAGCAGCAGCGGCAATTTACGCTTCAACTCGTTGCCCCCTTGAGCGAGGTCATTCTTTGTGCTCAGCCCCATCCCCTCTATAGTCCTGTGGGGTGGCATTTGGGACACATTGGTTATACTGAGGCCTTTTGGCTATTACCTGAGGATGCCGCTTTTAGGGAGCGCGATCGCTATTGGTATGCCGCCGATGGCCGGCCTAAGGTGGAGCGACAGCACTTGCCACCACGGCACCAATTACTGGAGTACCTTGCAGAGATTCGCCAACGCACGGGCGATCGCCTCCACGGCCTGAGCGACAGGCAATGGCAACAGGAAGCCCGTCTCTGGTGGTGGATTTTGCAGCATGAAGCCCAGCACAGTGAAACAATGCAAATGGTCCTGGCGATGCAGGGGATCTTCACCACATTACCCCCTAGCCTATCGCTGCCCCAGGACCACCAACGGATTCCCGCTGGCAGGTATGCCATTGGCAGTGAAGACCTTTTGGCGCTGGATAACGAACAGCCCAGCCAGTGTGTCGACACACTCCCCTTTAGGATTGATGCAGCACCGGTGACGTGGCGGGAATTTCTTGCCTTTGTTGAAGCGGGCGGTTATCAGCGGCGGGAATGGTGGTCCAGCAGCGGCTGGGAATGGCGAGAAGCCGAGGAAATTACCTCACCGTTTTACCCCATCCCTGAGAACTTGGATCTCCCCATGTGGGGACTCAGTTTCTACGAAGCAGAAGCCTACGGCCATTCCCAAGGCAAACGGTTACCCAGTGAACGGGAATGGGAAATTGCTGCCCAGCAGGGACTCTTGAATAGGGGCTACGTTTGGGAGTGGACCCAAAGTCCCTTTGCCCCCTATCCGGGCTTCCAGAGCTATCCCTACCGTGGTTATTCTGCCCCCTACTTTGATGGTGAGCATTTTGTCCTCAAGGGGGGTAGCCACTGGACGCGCCCCCTTCTCAAGCGGCCCTCATTTCGCAATTGGTATAGCCGCAGCACCCGTGAGGTGTTTGCCGGAGCACGCTATGTTCACCAAGAAAATTTGATTTCTCAGTAA
- the egtC gene encoding ergothioneine biosynthesis protein EgtC, translating into MCRLYAYMGRKTSLAHALVDAPHSLLVQSYQPREMTAGLLNADGFGVGWYAARQDVLPFLYRQTIPMWQDINFTEHLSRYIESACFLANVRSATPGQAVQMTNTQPFRWGRWLGMHNGFIDNFRQTLYRPMRDRLSDICYNIVEGSTDSEHLFALFCNELVLNPQLSPVMVLRQTLQIVFSLAQAARTRVSVAMILTDGLYILATRCSRGTPPPTLYWSQDAEKIQLTSEPIDSETEWYPLPENKLLLMSLQSEPEIYAF; encoded by the coding sequence ATGTGTCGTCTTTACGCCTATATGGGGCGCAAAACGTCCCTTGCCCATGCCCTAGTGGACGCTCCCCATTCCCTGTTGGTGCAAAGTTATCAACCCCGCGAAATGACGGCGGGACTCTTGAATGCGGATGGCTTTGGGGTGGGCTGGTATGCTGCCCGCCAAGATGTGCTTCCCTTTCTGTATCGGCAAACGATCCCCATGTGGCAGGATATCAACTTTACTGAGCATTTAAGCCGCTACATTGAATCTGCCTGTTTTTTGGCCAATGTCCGCAGTGCCACACCAGGGCAAGCGGTGCAGATGACGAATACCCAACCCTTTCGCTGGGGACGCTGGCTGGGGATGCACAATGGCTTTATCGACAACTTTCGCCAAACCCTCTACCGCCCGATGCGCGATCGCCTGTCGGATATTTGTTACAACATTGTTGAAGGTTCGACGGATTCTGAACATCTCTTTGCCCTCTTTTGCAATGAACTGGTGTTAAATCCACAATTGTCACCGGTAATGGTGCTGCGGCAAACACTGCAAATCGTTTTTTCCCTAGCGCAGGCAGCGCGGACCAGGGTCAGTGTGGCTATGATTCTCACCGATGGTCTGTATATTCTCGCCACCCGCTGTTCCCGGGGCACGCCACCCCCCACCCTCTACTGGAGTCAGGATGCCGAAAAAATTCAACTCACCTCGGAACCCATAGATTCTGAAACAGAGTGGTATCCTTTACCGGAAAATAAATTGCTGTTGATGAGTTTGCAGAGTGAACCAGAAATTTACGCCTTCTGA
- a CDS encoding DUF2232 domain-containing protein, with protein MNPTDSLEDDFPDVEALVPPEESQSWGRSQIQRTLVITETAFLASTAALLWVVNFYLPVGPVLRLFFPIPIALVYLRWNRRAAWMAAIVSALLLSVLMGPPRSLQFLLPHGIMGVIFGGCWAKKESWGRSILSGAVIGTAGFFFQISLVSILLGENLWIYFNQQVTNFIDWVLVNLNLLLEPTVTLIQVVALLLVFFQSTVYALVVHILAWTLLERLGNPIPDPPPWLRTILEEPR; from the coding sequence ATGAACCCGACCGATTCCCTAGAGGATGATTTTCCTGACGTTGAAGCCCTTGTGCCCCCCGAGGAGAGCCAAAGCTGGGGGCGATCGCAAATTCAGCGCACCCTCGTCATTACGGAAACGGCCTTCCTGGCCAGTACCGCTGCCCTGCTCTGGGTGGTTAACTTTTATTTACCCGTTGGCCCAGTCCTGCGCCTGTTTTTTCCGATTCCCATTGCCTTGGTTTACTTACGCTGGAACCGCCGCGCCGCTTGGATGGCCGCCATTGTGAGTGCGTTGCTCCTTTCCGTTTTGATGGGGCCACCCCGCAGTCTGCAATTTCTCTTGCCCCACGGCATTATGGGGGTCATTTTTGGCGGCTGCTGGGCAAAAAAAGAGAGCTGGGGACGCTCCATCCTCAGTGGGGCAGTGATTGGCACCGCAGGATTTTTCTTTCAGATTAGTCTTGTGTCTATTCTCCTGGGGGAAAACCTCTGGATTTACTTCAATCAACAGGTCACAAATTTTATTGATTGGGTACTGGTCAATCTAAATTTGCTGCTGGAGCCAACGGTGACCTTAATCCAAGTCGTGGCACTACTGCTCGTCTTTTTCCAGTCCACGGTTTATGCCTTAGTCGTGCATATTTTAGCATGGACACTGTTGGAGCGATTGGGCAATCCAATTCCGGATCCGCCGCCGTGGCTGCGCACCATCCTTGAAGAGCCTCGCTAG
- the fni gene encoding type 2 isopentenyl-diphosphate Delta-isomerase, which translates to MNSPIEQRKAEHLKLCLQGDVNHQEITTGFEKYRFRHCALPELDFAEIDLRVEFLGWRLAAPLLISSMTGGTPQAGEINRRLARVAQQKGIVMGVGSQRVLLEHPEVATTFAIRREAPTIPLLANLGAVQLNYGCGVSECQKIVDLLEANALILHLNPLQEAVQTGGDRNFKGLLTKIGVLCRALPVPVIVKEVGNGISAEVAKQLVDVGVAAIDVAGAGGTSWAKVEAARAQDASQRYLGDAFAEWGIPTAHCLEQVHTALPDTPLIASGGLKDGIDVAKALALGAGLAGLARPFLQAAHQSEEALAQRIDLLLEELKTVLFCTGSATPQALYQRRCLERI; encoded by the coding sequence GTGAACAGTCCCATTGAGCAGCGCAAGGCGGAGCACCTCAAGCTTTGTCTTCAAGGTGATGTCAATCATCAAGAAATCACCACGGGTTTCGAGAAGTATCGCTTTCGCCATTGTGCTTTGCCCGAACTGGACTTTGCCGAGATTGATCTAAGGGTTGAGTTTCTTGGCTGGCGGCTGGCAGCGCCCCTGCTGATTTCCTCCATGACCGGTGGCACACCCCAAGCAGGAGAAATTAACCGCCGTTTAGCACGGGTGGCGCAGCAAAAGGGAATTGTCATGGGTGTGGGCTCCCAACGGGTGCTGCTGGAGCATCCAGAGGTGGCAACCACGTTTGCCATTCGCAGGGAGGCCCCCACCATTCCTCTGTTGGCTAATCTTGGCGCGGTGCAGTTGAACTATGGCTGTGGCGTTAGTGAATGCCAAAAAATTGTTGACCTCTTAGAGGCAAATGCCCTGATTTTGCACTTGAATCCGCTGCAAGAGGCCGTGCAAACGGGGGGCGATCGCAACTTCAAGGGACTCTTGACGAAAATTGGTGTACTTTGCCGCGCCCTACCGGTACCTGTAATTGTCAAGGAAGTGGGCAATGGTATCAGTGCCGAGGTAGCCAAACAATTGGTGGATGTGGGTGTGGCAGCCATTGATGTAGCGGGGGCAGGGGGCACCTCTTGGGCAAAAGTGGAAGCAGCCCGTGCCCAAGATGCCAGTCAACGATACCTCGGAGACGCCTTTGCCGAATGGGGGATTCCTACGGCTCACTGCCTTGAGCAAGTTCATACTGCCCTACCAGATACGCCCCTCATTGCCTCCGGCGGTCTTAAAGATGGGATTGATGTGGCCAAAGCCCTGGCCCTTGGGGCAGGTCTTGCCGGCTTGGCTCGACCTTTTTTGCAGGCTGCCCATCAATCAGAGGAAGCCCTGGCTCAACGCATTGACTTGCTCCTTGAGGAATTGAAAACCGTGCTATTTTGTACCGGCAGTGCCACTCCCCAAGCTCTCTATCAGCGCCGCTGTCTCGAAAGGATCTAG
- a CDS encoding geranylgeranyl reductase family protein: MYDCIVVGSGPAGGAAAYHLAKRGRRVLVLEKEALPRYKPCGGGVSPQVQSWFDFDFSPAISLKVTQMVCTWQGEEAQLLEFPPEQPMWMVRRDVFDYFLIQQAQRQGAELRPQTPVTGLTWGGDRWQVHTPSGDFTAQYLIGCDGAKGSMAKWLGFKDRQQRVGAAIEIEAAMPDHSLTAAHFDFGRLHNGYIWNFPKRDGYSIGVGTVALGRKQNLRAIGAEYAKTFGVDFNQVKVYGHPLYCWQQHQRLHTQNALLAGEAACVVDPFTAEGIRPSLLTGMLAAQAIDRALSGDPEALTNYSQQVQQEWGADMIWAKRLSTLFYRMPRTAYELAVKRLSARQRMGQIFCGQLRYRDVAANGLKLLASGFRLPGVRR, from the coding sequence GTGTACGATTGCATTGTTGTTGGTTCAGGGCCGGCAGGGGGTGCGGCTGCCTATCACTTGGCAAAGCGGGGGCGGCGGGTTTTGGTGCTGGAAAAGGAGGCGCTGCCGCGCTATAAGCCCTGTGGGGGTGGTGTGTCACCCCAAGTGCAATCCTGGTTTGACTTTGACTTTAGTCCGGCCATCTCTTTGAAGGTGACGCAAATGGTCTGTACGTGGCAGGGGGAAGAGGCTCAACTTCTGGAGTTTCCCCCAGAGCAGCCAATGTGGATGGTGCGTCGCGATGTTTTTGACTACTTCTTAATTCAACAGGCCCAGCGACAGGGAGCAGAGTTGCGCCCTCAAACCCCCGTAACGGGTCTGACATGGGGGGGCGATCGCTGGCAGGTACACACCCCCTCAGGGGATTTTACAGCCCAGTACCTGATTGGCTGTGACGGTGCCAAAGGTTCGATGGCCAAGTGGCTGGGATTTAAGGATCGTCAGCAGCGGGTGGGGGCAGCGATCGAGATTGAAGCAGCGATGCCTGATCATTCCCTCACTGCCGCGCATTTTGACTTTGGTCGCCTCCACAATGGCTACATTTGGAACTTTCCCAAACGTGATGGCTACTCCATTGGGGTGGGCACAGTGGCCTTGGGGCGCAAGCAAAACCTGCGGGCGATCGGGGCAGAGTATGCCAAAACTTTTGGAGTTGATTTCAATCAAGTCAAGGTCTATGGCCACCCTCTCTACTGTTGGCAGCAGCACCAACGCCTGCATACCCAAAATGCCCTTCTGGCTGGCGAAGCTGCCTGTGTTGTTGATCCGTTTACTGCCGAGGGCATTCGCCCCTCCCTGTTGACCGGGATGTTGGCTGCCCAGGCCATTGATCGCGCCCTCAGTGGCGATCCAGAAGCCCTGACCAATTACTCACAGCAAGTACAGCAGGAATGGGGTGCCGATATGATCTGGGCAAAGCGGCTCTCCACCCTTTTTTATCGCATGCCCCGCACTGCCTATGAACTCGCCGTCAAGCGTTTAAGTGCTCGACAGCGGATGGGGCAAATTTTCTGTGGCCAATTACGCTACCGCGATGTGGCAGCCAATGGCCTAAAATTGTTGGCATCGGGCTTCAGGCTGCCTGGGGTTCGGCGCTAA
- a CDS encoding cation diffusion facilitator family transporter, translating to MAVADYRQQAQRVLFLALGVNVALTAIKAIVGVLSQSLSLQADALHSLTDAGSSILGLVAMQWANPYPDREHPYGHQKFEALGALGIAAFLGMVCFEILQSAVERLLHQTHAVTITGAELWILILVLGLNIGLTLYEHHMGHRLKNSVLIADAKHTLSDVWTTIIVLLGLIGVWSFNWAWLDVVLAFPVAALVFWSAWEVLKSNIPWLVDAVAIAPEAIHELVMSVPGVVNCHDISSRGMVGRQVFIEMHLIVEAEDIPTAHDITEQVEALLQERYGPARIVIHVEPPGYQSSQISVS from the coding sequence ATGGCTGTGGCCGACTACCGCCAGCAAGCCCAGCGGGTATTGTTCTTAGCGCTGGGGGTAAATGTGGCCCTAACGGCAATTAAAGCAATTGTCGGTGTTCTCAGTCAGTCCCTGAGTTTACAAGCCGATGCCCTCCATAGTCTGACCGATGCCGGTAGCAGCATCTTGGGCTTAGTAGCTATGCAGTGGGCTAACCCCTACCCCGATCGCGAGCACCCCTACGGTCACCAAAAGTTTGAAGCCCTTGGTGCATTGGGCATTGCCGCCTTTTTGGGCATGGTCTGCTTTGAGATTTTACAAAGTGCCGTTGAACGCCTTTTACATCAAACCCATGCTGTAACAATTACAGGGGCAGAACTCTGGATTCTAATCTTGGTTCTCGGCCTCAATATTGGCCTTACCCTCTATGAGCACCATATGGGGCACAGGCTTAAAAATTCTGTTCTAATTGCCGACGCCAAGCATACCCTCAGCGATGTTTGGACAACCATCATTGTCCTTTTAGGGCTGATTGGAGTGTGGAGTTTCAACTGGGCTTGGTTGGATGTGGTGCTGGCATTTCCCGTGGCTGCTCTTGTCTTTTGGAGTGCCTGGGAAGTCCTCAAAAGTAACATTCCTTGGCTGGTGGATGCGGTGGCGATCGCCCCAGAAGCCATTCATGAACTGGTGATGAGCGTGCCCGGTGTCGTTAATTGCCACGACATTAGCTCACGGGGGATGGTGGGGCGGCAAGTATTTATCGAGATGCACTTAATCGTGGAGGCAGAAGATATTCCCACGGCCCATGACATTACTGAGCAAGTTGAAGCCCTGCTACAGGAGCGCTACGGGCCTGCTCGCATCGTCATCCACGTTGAACCCCCGGGCTACCAATCCAGTCAGATCAGCGTTTCCTAA
- the ctpC gene encoding carboxyl-terminal processing protease CtpC: MGITHRTLVVSTTVVMTALVAVTGAGLHWSRSLAGFRQSPKELVDEVWQVIDREYVDATFNGNDWRAVRREFLSRNYTKPEEAYKAAREMLEKLNDPYTRFMDPEQFRSMQIETSGELTGVGITITQDEKTKEITVVSPIEGSPAAEMGLMAKDVILKIDGKSTKGMDLNQAVSMIRGPVNTKVRLTIRRGNQILNYEITRARIEIHPVRYSLRQTPQGPVGYIRLVTFSSNAAGEMRAAIRELEKQGVEGYVLDLRSNPGGLLFASAEIARMFLKQGDIVSTVNRQGEAERLRAGRGFLTDKPLVVLIDGGSASASEILAGALQDNNRAILVGTKSFGKGLVQSVQPVGEGAGIAVTIAKYFTPSGRDINKKGIEPDVEVTLTEQQREQLTRDDIATDRDPQFMRALAVLNERILAQRRNPQSARPTQGPNP; the protein is encoded by the coding sequence ATGGGAATCACACACCGCACGCTCGTTGTCAGTACAACAGTGGTCATGACGGCATTGGTTGCTGTCACGGGTGCGGGTCTTCACTGGTCCCGCAGCCTAGCGGGTTTTCGCCAAAGTCCGAAGGAACTGGTGGATGAAGTGTGGCAGGTCATTGACCGTGAATACGTTGATGCCACCTTTAATGGCAATGATTGGCGTGCGGTGCGGCGAGAATTTCTCTCCCGCAACTATACCAAGCCCGAAGAGGCCTACAAAGCGGCGCGGGAAATGCTAGAAAAGCTCAATGATCCCTATACCCGCTTTATGGATCCCGAGCAATTTCGATCCATGCAAATTGAAACCTCTGGTGAACTCACGGGGGTAGGTATCACGATTACACAGGACGAAAAGACAAAAGAGATCACGGTTGTTTCTCCCATTGAAGGGAGCCCAGCCGCCGAGATGGGCTTAATGGCTAAGGATGTGATCCTAAAAATTGACGGCAAATCCACCAAGGGCATGGATCTCAACCAAGCAGTCAGCATGATCCGTGGCCCGGTGAATACAAAAGTGCGCCTGACGATCCGGCGGGGCAATCAAATCTTGAACTATGAGATTACTCGTGCCCGTATTGAAATTCATCCTGTGCGCTACAGCCTGCGCCAAACTCCCCAAGGACCGGTGGGCTATATTCGCCTTGTCACTTTTAGCTCCAATGCAGCAGGGGAAATGCGGGCAGCCATTCGTGAGTTAGAGAAGCAAGGGGTTGAAGGCTATGTTCTAGATTTACGCTCGAATCCGGGTGGCCTCCTCTTTGCCAGTGCTGAAATTGCCCGCATGTTTCTAAAGCAGGGGGATATTGTCTCTACGGTCAATCGCCAAGGGGAAGCAGAACGGCTGCGAGCAGGTCGCGGTTTTCTGACCGATAAACCCCTTGTGGTGCTGATTGATGGCGGTTCCGCCAGTGCCAGTGAGATTCTAGCCGGTGCCTTGCAGGACAATAACCGAGCGATCTTGGTGGGTACAAAGAGCTTTGGCAAAGGCTTAGTCCAATCCGTACAACCGGTGGGAGAGGGGGCAGGGATTGCGGTGACGATCGCAAAATACTTTACCCCCAGTGGTCGCGATATTAATAAGAAGGGCATTGAACCCGATGTTGAAGTCACGCTCACGGAGCAGCAGCGGGAGCAACTGACTCGCGATGACATTGCTACCGATCGCGATCCCCAATTTATGCGGGCGCTAGCGGTTCTCAATGAACGCATCCTAGCCCAGCGACGGAATCCTCAATCCGCGCGACCGACCCAGGGCCCTAATCCCTAA
- the argB gene encoding acetylglutamate kinase, with the protein MLSDSDRVRVLSEALPYLQAFAGRTFVVKYGGAAMKEEQLKDSVIRDIVFLSYVGIRPVVVHGGGPEINTWLAKLNIEPQFKNGLRVTDAATMDVVEMVLVGRVNKEIVTLINQAGGQAVGLCGKDGNLIRARAKGEESIGFVGEVQGVDTRVITALVEKGYIPVISSVAADDTGQAYNINADTVAGEIAAALGAEKLILLTDTAGILRDYRDPSTLIYRLDIAEARQLIKDGVVSGGMIPKVTCCVRSLAQGVKAAHIIDGRVPHALLLEIFTDSGIGSMLVGSNAAYDSAFSG; encoded by the coding sequence ATGCTCAGCGATAGCGATCGCGTTCGTGTTCTCAGTGAAGCCCTTCCTTACCTCCAAGCCTTTGCCGGGCGCACCTTTGTTGTCAAATACGGCGGCGCCGCTATGAAGGAAGAGCAGCTCAAAGATTCCGTGATTCGCGATATTGTTTTTCTCTCCTATGTGGGGATTCGCCCTGTGGTGGTTCATGGGGGTGGCCCAGAGATCAATACTTGGCTCGCCAAGCTCAACATTGAACCGCAATTCAAAAATGGGCTGCGCGTCACCGATGCCGCGACGATGGATGTGGTGGAGATGGTCTTGGTGGGCCGTGTCAACAAAGAAATTGTCACCCTGATCAATCAGGCGGGCGGGCAAGCGGTGGGGCTGTGTGGCAAAGATGGCAACCTGATTCGTGCCCGTGCCAAAGGGGAAGAGAGCATTGGCTTTGTGGGGGAAGTGCAGGGGGTGGATACCCGTGTGATTACAGCGCTGGTGGAAAAAGGGTATATTCCTGTCATCTCCAGTGTGGCTGCCGATGATACTGGGCAAGCCTACAATATTAATGCCGATACGGTTGCTGGCGAGATTGCAGCGGCCTTGGGGGCTGAAAAGCTGATTTTACTGACGGACACCGCCGGTATTTTACGGGATTATCGTGACCCCAGTACCCTTATTTATCGCCTTGACATTGCTGAAGCACGGCAACTGATTAAAGATGGGGTTGTCTCGGGGGGGATGATTCCTAAAGTCACCTGTTGCGTGCGATCGCTCGCCCAAGGCGTGAAAGCAGCCCACATTATTGATGGCCGAGTGCCCCACGCCCTGCTGCTGGAAATTTTTACCGATTCAGGGATTGGCTCGATGCTAGTGGGCTCGAATGCAGCCTATGATAGCGCCTTCAGTGGTTGA
- a CDS encoding SRPBCC family protein, which translates to MTYSWPLAGTYQALSSASVDLIWRKVMNLADVSWHPLILRTNVPYGLVPKPGFIFQAMTRWIPWPIQIFVERVSPGKLLSIRILVLPGVEERVTYRLESTVCGSQISCSVMLRGWLAPLIWSLIRDYAAVLAARLAIAAEKDSPSAKPPIGPCLDF; encoded by the coding sequence ATGACCTATAGTTGGCCATTAGCAGGCACCTATCAGGCCCTTAGCTCTGCATCGGTGGATTTGATCTGGCGCAAAGTGATGAATTTGGCCGATGTGTCATGGCATCCCTTGATTTTGCGCACGAATGTGCCCTACGGACTTGTACCCAAGCCGGGGTTTATTTTCCAAGCAATGACCCGTTGGATTCCCTGGCCGATTCAGATTTTTGTCGAACGGGTCTCACCAGGGAAACTCTTGAGTATTCGCATTTTGGTCTTACCGGGAGTAGAGGAACGGGTGACCTATCGTTTGGAATCGACAGTCTGTGGCAGTCAGATTTCCTGCTCAGTGATGTTGCGCGGCTGGCTGGCTCCCCTGATTTGGTCGCTGATTCGCGACTATGCGGCAGTGTTGGCCGCCCGTTTGGCGATTGCCGCTGAGAAGGATTCCCCCTCTGCCAAGCCCCCCATTGGTCCCTGTTTAGATTTTTAG
- a CDS encoding chlororespiratory reduction protein 7 has protein sequence MFTEEMYVVLESTTRAETFLTPMELQAKLMEYLTGTEVSLSPDLLALPDVESRAQYLMTTACELQLANGGYLQWYAVRLEK, from the coding sequence ATGTTCACGGAAGAGATGTACGTTGTCCTTGAATCCACTACCCGCGCTGAGACCTTTCTCACGCCCATGGAGCTACAGGCCAAACTGATGGAGTACTTAACAGGAACAGAGGTTTCCCTCTCACCAGATCTGCTGGCCTTGCCCGATGTGGAAAGTCGTGCCCAGTACCTGATGACAACGGCTTGTGAACTGCAATTGGCCAATGGTGGCTACCTGCAGTGGTATGCCGTGCGTTTAGAAAAATAA